A portion of the Psilocybe cubensis strain MGC-MH-2018 chromosome 10, whole genome shotgun sequence genome contains these proteins:
- a CDS encoding Endo-1,4-beta-xylanase B, translated as MTPAGLVSKSRAHFVPAGARVEHAEDAIHIISSNGTIIHSAPSSKRSRRDSAEIFSRAYTDGYAAYSYWGPNPNTSAIANFSTSWVVPEVPARADGQLLYVFNALVPTSLDTILQPVLQFGVSSAGGGNYWAVASWYVNGPEVYYSSLYPVSVGQTVSGVMTLQGNKTSSTGKVQYSYNSVFSGISSTSMTINSNELLTYTYEALEIYTTSGATDLPTGKTTLKSINIVDQNGQHPTVNWTPVSNTAEGFGITVVTNGGNNGEIDLVYPSSGSVGGGATSVPASSTTVRTTTVAPSTTVSAPSSTSNTPTSSPTSVGAVSLYGQCGGIGWSGGTSCAQGTCKVMNPYYSQCLN; from the exons ATGACCCCCGCAGGGCTTGTGTCAAAATCCCGCGCTCATTTTGTTCCCGCGGGCGCCAGAGTTGAGCACGCCGAAGATGCTATCCACATCATCTCATCAAATGGCACAATCATCCATAGCGCCCCAAGCTCAAAGCGGAGCCGAAGGGATTCAGCAGAAATTTTCTCTCGTGCCTACACAGACGGATACGCAGCGTACTCGTACTGGGGCCCCAACCCCAACACCAGCGCCATAGCCAACTTCTCCACGTCGTGGGTAGTACCAGAGGTGCCTGCAAGAGCCGACGGCCAGCTCTTATACGTGTTTAACGCGCTGGTGCCAACATCCCTAGACACGATCCTCCAACCTGTGCTTCAGTTCGGTGTATCGTCTGCGGGTGGTGGGAACTACTGGGCTGTCGCGTCGTGGTATGTCAACGGACCGGAAGTGTATTACTCGTCCCTATACCCCGTGTCGGTGGGCCAAACGGTATCTGGCGTTATGACGCTTCAGGGCAACAAAACATCATCAACGGGGAAAGTGCAATACTCTTATAACTCGGTCTTTTCGGGGATATCTAGCACGTCGATGACCATCAACTCCAATGAGTTGCTGACTTATACATATGAGGCGCTCGAAATTTATACGACCTCAGGGGCGACAGATCTTCCTACAGGCAAGACAACTTTGAAATCTATCAACATCGTCGACCAGAACGGGCAGCACCCAACAGTAAACTGGACACCTGTCAGTAACACAGCGGAAGGGTTTGGAATAACTGTGGTAACAAATGGGGGAAACAATGGTGAGATCGACCTGGTGTATCCGTCTTCAGGCTCAGTGGGAGGTGGTGCTACTTCCGTCCCGGCATCATCTACAACTGTGCGTACGACCACTGTCGCACCCTCGACGACTGTCAGCGCACCCTCTTCAACTTCCAACACACCAACGTCCTCTCCGACCTCTGTAGGGGCCGTGTCCCTTTACGGGCAATGCGGAGGA ATTGGATGGAG TGGTGGTACTAGTTGTGCTCAGGGAACATGCAAAGTCATGAACC CATACTATTCTCAATGCCTCAACTGA